In Vespa velutina chromosome 14, iVesVel2.1, whole genome shotgun sequence, one DNA window encodes the following:
- the LOC124954023 gene encoding eukaryotic initiation factor 4A-I has protein sequence MSHTSERRNDEQWSGDSKNGPSESEPPAYNGPPGMEPDGIIESNWEVVVDNFDEMNLKEELLRGIYAYGFEKPSAIQQRAILPCIRGHDVIAQAQSGTGKTATFSISILQQIDTNIKECQALILAPTRELAQQIQKVVIALGDFMHAECHACIGGTNVREDMRKLDQGVHVVVGTPGRVYDMISRRALRAGSIKLFVLDEADEMLSRGFKDQIHDVFKLLPQEVQVILLSATMPADVLDVSKCFMRNPVRILVKKEELTLEGIKQFFVFVEREEWKLETLCDLYDTLSITQAVIFCNTRRKVDWLTDNMHHRDFTVSAMHGDMDQKERDLIMRQFRTGSSRVLITTDLLARGIDVQQVSLVINYDLPSNRENYIHRIGRGGRFGRKGVAVNFVTEDDKRTLKDIEQFYNTHIDEMPLNVADLI, from the exons ATGTCGCATACATCTGAACGAAG GAATGATGAACAATGGTCAGGAGACTCCAAAAATGGACCCAGCGAAAGTGAACCACCTGCATATAATGGGCCTCCAGGCATGGAGCCCGATGGGATCATTGAATCTAACTGGGAAGTT gtTGTGGACAATTTCGATGAAATGAACCTTAAAGAAGAACTTTTGCGTGGTATTTATGCTTATGGCTTTGAAAAACCATCCGCTATACAACAACGTGCCATCCTACCATGTATTAGGGGACACGATGTTATTGCTCAAGCCCAGTCag GAACTGGAAAAACTGCTACGTTCTCTATATCTATTCTTCAACAAATCGATACAAATATTAAAGAGTGTCAGGCATTGATATTGGCTCCAACTCGAGAACTTGCACAACAA aTTCAAAAAGTTGTTATCGCTTTGGGAGATTTTATGCATGCAGAATGTCACGCATGTATTGGCGGCACCAATGTACGCGAAGATATGAGAAAATTGGATCAAGGTGTTCATGTAGTCGTCGGTACACCAGGCAGAGTTTATGATATGATCAGTCGACGAGCATTGAGGGCTGGTAGCATTAAACTGTTTGTTCTGGATGAAGCAGATGAGATGCTCTCGCGTGGTTTTAAAGATCAAATTCATGATGTATTCAAGTTATTACCCCAAGAAGTGCAG gttatattattatctgcTACAATGCCAGCAGATGTATTGGATGTATCCAAATGTTTTATGCGAAATCCAGTTCGAATCTTggtgaagaaagaagaattgacGTTGGAGGGTATTAAACAATTCTTCGTTTTCGTTGAACGTGAAGAATGGAAATTGGAGACCTTATGTGATCTATACGATACACTGAGTATTACTCAGGCTGTTATCTTTTGTAACACACGGCGTAAGGTCGATTGGTTGACGGATAATATGCATCACCGTGATTTCACGGTTTCTGCGATGCATGGAGATAtggatcaaaaagaaagagatcttATTATGAGACAGTTTCGAACTGGTTCATCTCGTGTTCTTATTACAACTGATTTATTGGCACGTGGTATTGATGTACAACAAGTGTCTCTTGTAATCAACTATGATTTACCTTCCAATAGAGAAAATTACATTCAcag AATTGGTCGCGGTGGTCGTTTCGGCCGTAAAGGAGTAGCCGTTAATTTCGTTACAGAGGACGATAAGCGAACTCTGAAAGATATAGAGCAATTCTACAACACCCACATAGATGAGATGCCATTGAACGTCGCTGACTTAATCTAA
- the LOC124954089 gene encoding protein PFC0760c isoform X2, with protein sequence MNATFNAFQMSHRPEIASYKKHIRLKKSMNLPDDTFEYWGFYLLKGATVLLSVCSRFQGASILVVKGERNLRTCEILEQNENKERITDMFLPDADQVKITFETHMKEINSVEDMNQETNDPIKKDNTKQSSNDTYNEQTIDNLNEINREKFLATINKSMHLNHFLVNNMKETQNDTMEVPVTLEETKDHEFIEKIRSKRWFNKTFNRQVRTLKEEKELKRKSTIIQDESESIRREDSKMNIHNQKQMVNHKNVIERLKMELNMEHDDNDNLENDLDEKLENKLVNVRVKRNQELMKPPSLLDQGIKHGGNADKNTINSNEASSVSSFENGLFNCYEGSILLTKEFEPSDKCINVDYLVNGKHMETKHDVVEDGYYYYIFYSDNDFVSNDIHALFDIYKPTFQYENVTKSCINQTECSFSLDLMSPDRVIVEIPTKDGIDLDPDEISLLISVCHPRMGVYVIFPIAVLFFILGCAFM encoded by the exons ATGAATGCAACATTTAATGCGTTCCAAATGTCACATAGACCTGAGATAGCatcatataaaaaacatatacGATTAAAGAAGAGTATGAATTTACCAGATGATACATTCGAATATTGGGGATTTTATCTGCTCAAAGGTGCTACAGTATTACTTTCTGTATGCTcaag gTTCCAAGGAGCTTCTATTTTAGTTGTTAAAGGTGAACGTAATTTACGTACTTGTGAGATATTGGagcaaaatgaaaacaaagaaCGTATAACGGATATGTTCCTACCAGATGCGGATCAAGTTAAAATTACATTCGAAACGCATATGAAAGAAATCAATTCTGTTGAAGACATGAATCAGGAAACTAACGATCCTatcaaaaaagataatacaaaaCAAAGTTCTAATGATACATACAATGAACAGACGATAGATAatctcaatgaaattaatcggGAGAAATTTTTGGCaactataaataaatctatgcatttgaatcattttttagttaataatatgaaagaaactCAAAATGATACAATGGAAGTACCTGTAACGTTGGAGGAAACGAAGGATCatgaatttattgaaaaaattagatCTAAACGATggtttaataaaacatttaatagACAAGTGAGAacgttgaaagaagaaaaagaattaaaaaggaaatcaaCTATTATACAGGACGAAAGTGAAAGTATAAGAAGGGAAGATTcaaaaatgaatatacataatcaaaaacaaatggtaaatcataaaaatgtaattgaaaGGCTGAAAATGGAATTAAATATGGAAcatgatgataatgacaatctagaaaatgatttagatgaaaaattagaaaataagttAGTTAATGTTAGAGTAAAGAGAAATCAAGAACTTATGAAACCACCTTCATTACTTGATCAAGGTATCAAGCATGGTGGAAATGctgataaaaatacaattaattctAATGAAGCATCATCTGTATCCAGTTTTGAAAATggtttatttaattgttatgaAGGTTCAATTCTTTTGACAAAAGAATTTGAACCTTctgataaatgtattaatgttGATTATTTAGTTAATGGAAAACATATGGAAACGAAACACGATGTTGTAGAGgatggatattattattatattttttatagtgaTAATGACTTTGTTTCAAACGATATACATGCACTATTTGATATCTATAAGCCAACTTTTCAATATGAAAATGTTACTAAATCTTGTATAAATCAAACAGAGTGCTCGTTTTCATTAGATCTGATGTCACCTGATAGAGTAATCGTGGAAATACCAACTAAAGATGGTATAGATCTTGATCCAGATGAGATTAGTTTATTAATATCAGTTTGTCACCCACGAATGGGTGTGTATGTTATTTTTCCAATCGCagtattattctttatactcGGTTGTGCATTTAtgtaa
- the LOC124954089 gene encoding uncharacterized protein LOC124954089 isoform X1 yields MHGIKRVLVFCTLTTVLPSMLILIPLYLRHSFYANVAYAVTESDILEVNDGISTIFCSEHTLQMNATFNAFQMSHRPEIASYKKHIRLKKSMNLPDDTFEYWGFYLLKGATVLLSVCSRFQGASILVVKGERNLRTCEILEQNENKERITDMFLPDADQVKITFETHMKEINSVEDMNQETNDPIKKDNTKQSSNDTYNEQTIDNLNEINREKFLATINKSMHLNHFLVNNMKETQNDTMEVPVTLEETKDHEFIEKIRSKRWFNKTFNRQVRTLKEEKELKRKSTIIQDESESIRREDSKMNIHNQKQMVNHKNVIERLKMELNMEHDDNDNLENDLDEKLENKLVNVRVKRNQELMKPPSLLDQGIKHGGNADKNTINSNEASSVSSFENGLFNCYEGSILLTKEFEPSDKCINVDYLVNGKHMETKHDVVEDGYYYYIFYSDNDFVSNDIHALFDIYKPTFQYENVTKSCINQTECSFSLDLMSPDRVIVEIPTKDGIDLDPDEISLLISVCHPRMGVYVIFPIAVLFFILGCAFM; encoded by the exons ATGCATGGTATCAAAAGAGTATTAGTTTTTTGTACACTGACAACCGTACTACCATCGATGCTTATTCTAATCCCTCTCTATCTGCGACACAGTTTTTATGCTAATGTAGCATACGCTGTTACAGAGTCTGATATTTTGGAGGTCAATGATGGAATATCAACAATATTTTGTTCT GAACATACTTTACAAATGAATGCAACATTTAATGCGTTCCAAATGTCACATAGACCTGAGATAGCatcatataaaaaacatatacGATTAAAGAAGAGTATGAATTTACCAGATGATACATTCGAATATTGGGGATTTTATCTGCTCAAAGGTGCTACAGTATTACTTTCTGTATGCTcaag gTTCCAAGGAGCTTCTATTTTAGTTGTTAAAGGTGAACGTAATTTACGTACTTGTGAGATATTGGagcaaaatgaaaacaaagaaCGTATAACGGATATGTTCCTACCAGATGCGGATCAAGTTAAAATTACATTCGAAACGCATATGAAAGAAATCAATTCTGTTGAAGACATGAATCAGGAAACTAACGATCCTatcaaaaaagataatacaaaaCAAAGTTCTAATGATACATACAATGAACAGACGATAGATAatctcaatgaaattaatcggGAGAAATTTTTGGCaactataaataaatctatgcatttgaatcattttttagttaataatatgaaagaaactCAAAATGATACAATGGAAGTACCTGTAACGTTGGAGGAAACGAAGGATCatgaatttattgaaaaaattagatCTAAACGATggtttaataaaacatttaatagACAAGTGAGAacgttgaaagaagaaaaagaattaaaaaggaaatcaaCTATTATACAGGACGAAAGTGAAAGTATAAGAAGGGAAGATTcaaaaatgaatatacataatcaaaaacaaatggtaaatcataaaaatgtaattgaaaGGCTGAAAATGGAATTAAATATGGAAcatgatgataatgacaatctagaaaatgatttagatgaaaaattagaaaataagttAGTTAATGTTAGAGTAAAGAGAAATCAAGAACTTATGAAACCACCTTCATTACTTGATCAAGGTATCAAGCATGGTGGAAATGctgataaaaatacaattaattctAATGAAGCATCATCTGTATCCAGTTTTGAAAATggtttatttaattgttatgaAGGTTCAATTCTTTTGACAAAAGAATTTGAACCTTctgataaatgtattaatgttGATTATTTAGTTAATGGAAAACATATGGAAACGAAACACGATGTTGTAGAGgatggatattattattatattttttatagtgaTAATGACTTTGTTTCAAACGATATACATGCACTATTTGATATCTATAAGCCAACTTTTCAATATGAAAATGTTACTAAATCTTGTATAAATCAAACAGAGTGCTCGTTTTCATTAGATCTGATGTCACCTGATAGAGTAATCGTGGAAATACCAACTAAAGATGGTATAGATCTTGATCCAGATGAGATTAGTTTATTAATATCAGTTTGTCACCCACGAATGGGTGTGTATGTTATTTTTCCAATCGCagtattattctttatactcGGTTGTGCATTTAtgtaa